GACCATAGCTTTCTTAGAGACATAATGAATATCATTCACTTTCTTACAATATGTAAAACCCTAAACAAACAATTGTACGTTTGTTTAATTAATCAGTAGTAAGCAGGCTGATAGAATACTTATTTCAACGTCCACCGCAAGTTAAAACGTCTGTTTTATTTCATCAATATAATCAACATGaatcacatataaaatatacattgtaaTTCAAATATTTATCCATTAATTTCATAGACATTTATATAactaatacaataataaataattaaaaaaattgtgaaaagagAAAGGGGGTATTAACTAATCTCACTACCTCATTCATatcctttaaatatatataggaatattgaataaaattacattttatattattaatgttaCACCAAAGGATACCCCAAGTACAAGACAAATTACTTAAATGCAAAGCGTTAGGGAAATATCACCACCAGAAAGGAATAGGAGAAGGGATAGAGAAAATAAATCACAGTGAGATTTGTAGAAGTGAATATTTATTTGACAGAATGGTCCTGGAACATGTACCTTAAGAACAGGAATAGTTGACTGGTGAAGTGGAGAGGGGAAGCAACAATGAGTGTGTGAACCAAACTGAGGTCTAGGGGAGCAGAGAATAGAGGAAAATATTATAACGAAAGAAACTGAGGGGTAAATTATACAGTGAGTGTAAGAGAGGATAAGAAATGGAGAAAGGTTACAGAGAAAGATGTTGTAATGATCAAAATGTGACAGTGTTTATTGAAGATACATTTATTCCTTGTGTTTGACCGGTATTACTGCCATACCACTATGAAAATATTGTCACTTACACAAAAAAtttcttatatattatttttcttatgcAATGTTGCCACACTGTGCATTATAATACAGTTCAACAGCAATTACTACATTCAGTGTTCCAAATAATAGTGTACAGGAACTAGAGTGGTCCTGAGCGGACAGCTCTCGGTTTGGACTGTGAAGGGTACACAGGAACTTTACCATCTTTTTTTTGTAATGCTTAGTACTGTGCGgtattcattaatttatttttgctcAAGGGGACTATATGGTATACTTAAAGCAATATGGGTCTAATCACATACTACTGTACTAGAGATAAGCGAAAAATGTTTACCTTAAATATTGACATTTGGCTTCTGAATTTTAGTACAAAATGAAAATGGCAAAGCAAACACAGAACTAGATGATTGTGTCACCGGAGCTGCAAAACAGCCTGTTCAGCCACAAAATTAGTTTTGCACTTAATTTGTCCACAAGTTCACTCATCTCTATACTGTATTGTCCATTTGACGCTCCATAATGAAGCACTTGATGACTTTACATATTACTGCAGAGtgcatagttattattattattaatattattattatggctaCCATGGGTCAACAGCACTTGTTCATTACATAGTGAATTACATCAGCAATTTTAACTAATTTTGCTTTATCTGCTATTTTATTTACGCTAcccatattaaattatttttaacatgttAAATGTTAGAAAGAAATGTaagttttttatgttatttaaagCCCCAATGTTTTAAATTTTAATGGTCTGGGGCAACATTTTCTGACCGTTTGTGTTCAGAAGTTAGATCTGTGTTTTTCCAACTGAAAATGCATTTCTTTATATTCTTTTGAATTGTTCCTGCATTGTAATACATGCAAATAAATGTACACCATTTTCCCTATTCTTTCATTGCAGAAGTTCATTTTGGCTCTTGGTGTTGTGCTTACTGTCTCGGTGGTATTGTCCAGTGCTTCCTGTGAAGTTGGAAGTTTGACATTTGATCGTAAAACGAAAACTAAAGGTAAACAGAACATTTCTCAATAAAATGTAGCATTATAACACAGAGCATATtagtaaaacaaggtatgaaagctctgctcttggataCCAATGAATGTTCTCTTTGACTATCGAGAAGTGCATAGAACCAGTCTTTGAAATTTTTGGTAGGAGTCCAATCAGAATTCGTAGGTGTGTGTTTTCTCGCCAAATCTGAGGGTGttagaaaaagaaagaagaggtgGGCACTGCTTGGTGGCTCCATTTGCGTCATCAAGTGGGcaaggccggattaaccctagggccaactgggctacagcccaggggcctcgggcatccagggggcccttgaaagtgctcaacagtaTTATTGATCGGTCGGAGGCGGGGGCGCctccggcccgatcaatgctgctaaaCACTTTCACAGCGGTCCTTCCCTGGCgctctgtagtctccttactgaggatatctcgtgagtctcactctcacgagatctcctcagtaaagagcgtacagtgcgccagggaaggactgcaatgccaggagaaggaggtaagtgccttgggggcggcttggATCATGGGGGGgtggctcggatcatggggggggccctcatgggggaatggaggcccccttagcccaggggcctccattcccttaatccggccctgcaagtGGGTGATTACAATGATTTCACCATcacgcctcttcctcctcagtgtTCACTGAGATGGGAGTAGCTTGAATGCACAATTCATGTCATTACACAACGTCCCTGTCCACCAGGCAGGTAAACGACTTTGgaagagaattgcctgctctttcagaagtctcctggacatttcggaagagtaggcaactacgtAAAAGACGCAGCATGATTGtcgcaattttttattttttttcaatattgactACATTAAGCATTTTCCTTGTGTTGCTCATCAAAGCCCAATATGATCCTAAAAAGAATTAGCAATTTCTTTTTAAAGCCCCTCCTATCTGCATTTTGCTCCAGCAGCTTAAGAAGAAGTGCAGAACAGTCTGACCACACTTGTGAATCTACCCTTAGCATAGTAAATTGTGCCTGAGTTTCCATTTACATATCTGGTATCtctaattttgtttattttgtatctCAACTAGTGCATTTATCTTTTAGGCTGTTTGTTCAACGGAAAAGCTCATGAAATAGACTCGGAGTGGATTGAAGATTGTAAAATTTGCTCATGTTCTGAAAGTGGCATGCAATGTTGTTCTAAGTATGTTCTAAAACTTGTTGTTGccatttcaaattattttatttttgtagtaaAACAAGAAGGAAAGCAATTAGACTAACCCTACAGATGGGGATCCAAAATAGGGGTCACCAAACCATGGGTCTCCATGACTTTTCCTTTGCAAGCCAATTACATACTACTAACTAATAACTAATTAAAACTCTTGATTTAATACCATTAATAAAAAACAGGAAGCACAGTAAGTCTATAGAAGGGACACAATAGAGTGATATTCAAAACTATTTCCTGACTATTGCACACAATTGGAACTGAAAGGATAATTCAacctaaaaaaatttaaattaaaaagctACTAagaacatgaaatatatatatataatgatagttagatagatagttagatagatagttagatagaacGTTTCAGGAGCCTATGAGGATTGAAGACATTTGAGATAAAGTTTTAATTGTGGGTTGCTATTTGTGTGGACAAATTAGACATAGATTTGGCCTGTGTACAGAATCCTATGTGTACTTACTACAAATATATCTTAGATATAAAAATGTGAGAATGAACAATATCTTACTTTTTGTGACATGAACAAACCTCAGCAAAACATTGTCAAAAGTAGGTAGAGATGCAAACAACCTGATAAAATCAAAATAGTGATGATGGcatttattatttacaaaatatcTCCAAGACTTAAAGCAGTTACATAATTTACAGTAGGAAGATCAGGgatggtaaagctgggtacacactgatgcaattagtGCACTAGTGTGTATGCTCCACAATCATATTTTATTGCGCCAAAGCACCTTGCATCTCTTGATTTGGTTTTATTAACTCCCAAAAAATCACAGAGTTATTTTTTGGGAGATTAGGCAGATCTCTCTaggatgtgcagagtcacaatcttttcagcatatggttatgagagatggaggtcacagatctgaaggtcagTTATGTAGGGGGGTACACATAATCAGCATGCTCATCggaactttcagtcgttggtaacagaatgtagtgtgtatccaTCTTTAGAAAGGGATCTAAAATCTTATGAAAATTATTGGTTTGGTACATTTAccatatatacaatatagtaGGGGTATATATTTGCTTTACCTGTCTTTTTTTGCTGACAAATTCAATTTCAATATATTTGTACTGACTGCCATTACATTTAATGATGGTTAGCAATCCTGTCTGGATCCATAATTTGGACGAAATACTAGATAGCTGAATCCATCATAAAAGTAAAGTGGCAGAAAGATATAatgatatttatatgtttttgagTGACATTTCTTTTCTCCATAACAGCATAGAAGCTCCTGTCGGCTATGATAAGGAGACATGCACTTCTAAATTTGATAAGGAATCATGCAGTTACAAAGTGACGAAAAAGGATAATCCATCTGAATCATGTGAGGTCACGTCAAAGACCAAGTAACACATCATGTAAACATTCTTCAGATTAACTGCAAATAAATAACATCTTAGCATAAGATCAagtttatttttcattgtctAAGATTCACTGTCTCACACattgcattcattcattccaGGAAAAATCATTCTTTACTCgacaaagtaaaatataatactgtatatttattgtttattcaataaatgtCAAATTTAAATAATATCCATTACAAATTTTTCTAATCCCTCTACTTAATGTTTCGCTGTTCTAGGTAaaagattgtttttattttgtgccatCCAATTGGCTGTGTGACACTGATGACCTGATGGATACAACCCCTTGGCCTAAGTGCTTAGTGGCCACACAGTTCTCAGGCCAAGTATTCAGATTGGTGTGTTTAGTGTCAGCTTTTATCCACACAATTCCAGCAGGATAATCATACTGCAAAAGTTACTGGTTGTCTATGTTTCTGGTGTCTACAAGCTTACCAGTAACTAGTACATGATACATTGGAAGTGCATGCTCCTGTAGATGATGGGTAAATGAATGCTATAGGttaggggtggccaaccagtcggaAGCTAAGAGTCAAAAAATATCCATAGATATGGtgaagagccaactttaccttttatatatgtgtgcattacatatacacagtacaaacatgcacatacataatGCACACATTTACATTGACaacataacataatttacaatgtcTTGCTAAGTGAAAATGAAGATattcaacattgccaaaatgttcagaataataatcagctcagctcttaccttgctgctgtgtccagcggaggagggttcaaaggctACTTACAGTCTCTCCACAGTACACGGTGCTTCTGCATCcacaatcgctgtggagggaactgttgaagttgGGATAAAAAAAGCCATAAATAGCCAAACCTCACCACgtgccccttacatacacatcagctTCTCCACTTGCCATGAGCTCTACCTAcattccccatacatgccattcagcctccctacatgccaatcagcctccccacttGCCcctacatgccaatcagcccccctcacatgccccatacTTGCCAATCAACCCCtctcacatgccccatacatctcaatcagcctcaccacatgccccatacataccAATCAGCCCCCTCACAtgctccatacatgccaatcagcctcaccacatgccccataaATGTCAATCAGCCTCACCACATGCCTCATAAATGCCAATCAGCCCCcctacatgccaatcagccccctcacatgccccatacTTGCCAATAAGCCCCTCTCACATGCCCCaaacatgccaatcagcctcaccACATGCCTCATAAATGCCAATCAGCCCCCCACATGCCAATCAGcccccctcacatgccccatacatgccaatcagcctccccacatgccccatacatgccaatcagcccccctacatgccaatcagcccccctcacatgccccatacttgccaatcagcctcaccacatgccccataaATGCCAATCAGCCTCACCACATGCCTCATAAATGCCAATCAGCCCCcctacatgccaatcagcccccctcacatgccccatacTTGCCAATAAGCCCCTCTCACATGCCCTaaacatgccaatcagcctcccaaCATGcctcatacatgccaatcagcccccctcacatgccccatacTTGCCAATAAGCCCCTCTCACATGCCCTAAACATGCCAATTAGCCTCCCCACATGCGtcatacatgccaatcaaccCCCCTTCACATGCCCCATAAATGCCAATCACCCCCCCCTCACATTCCCCCTACAGCCCAATCAACCTCACCTCATGCCCCATACAAGCCAATCAGTCCCCCTTACATGCCCtgtacatgccaatcagccccctcacatgccccatacacACTAATCAGCCTCACCACATGCTCCCTACATGCAATCATcccccctcacatgccccatgCATGCCAATTAGtccccctcacatgccccatacatgctaATCAGCCTCATCACATGCCCCATACTTGCCAATTAGTCCCCCTCACATGcctcatacatgccaatcagcatTACCACATGCCCCATATATGCCAATCAAATCTccacacatgccccatacataccAATTAGCCTCACCACATGCTATACTCTTTGGCTGTCAGCAGTGCTCCAGGTGCCGACGGCCACAGAGAAACACCCAGCTGGCCAAGAGCCTCAATTTCAAAGTCAAAGAGCTGCATGCGGCTCGAGAGCCGCTGATTGGCCACCCCTACCATAGGTCATATGCAAACAACTTTGATGATTTCAGAGCAGATGCAGAGGCATTAATCAGATAACAGTTTAGAAAAAATAGATCCATGGTAAAAGATCTGGCATACAGGATTGGAGTTTATTATCTGCAATGTCTGAGACttaggggcaaatttatcaagcggtGAGTTTCTGgcaggattgaaaagtggagaaatgcctatagcaaccaatcagattctagctgtcattttgtagaatgtactaaataaatgataactagaatctgattggttgctatgggcaatatcttcacttttcaaacccaccagaaactcgcagtttattaaatataccctttgGAGTCTTTTTAAGATAAGAtattttttgcacataaaaatTACCTGAATTTCCTCATACTGACCCTAGAATTCAATttcattgtttagcagtgctcctcccTGTGACTATAAGGAGGAAGCACTTGATGTTCATGGTTGTGCATGTGCGATTATCACTATGAAGCAACATATtccttgttttgggtttttggaACTGTCTGGTTAATAGACTCCATATCAATATTACATATACTGAATGGGTAATTATATTTACTAGAGGTGAAATTCACTGAGGGGTAtagctatatctatatatgaaGGGCATTGCTCATCTATTGACAGGGGCATAACTAGCAGGCCTAGCAAAATATATTAGGGGGTAGAGGGGTGCCAAGGCAGATCTACTTACTTCTATGAGCATGTGCGGTGTCCAGTAAACGCCCTGTTTGGGATTTCAGTTCAACTGTGATAATCATACTGTTGATGCCTCTTTTCATTGCACAAACATTTTTACCTGTTAAGCCTTAATACTATACGCGTAAAGACACTGAAAACAATTTAAAGTTTTGTCAAAAGGtcagtttattaaaacaaagtatggtggtggagaaagccaTTTGCAAGTCAGCTAACAATTAATAACCGAACCAAGCAGTGTATGGCCACACAGGATTAACCAATGGTCCCAGGATATACTGCTTTACAATTAGTCAGTTCTAAATCTGGCGTCTGGACTCACAATTATGTGCCCGCACAAAGCAtgtcaagggatcctccacaccAAGGGACCAAGAGCCACATTACTTCGAAAGGGgaagtgacctgcggccaatcagcgatagcagcGTACGTATTGGTCGCTGACTGCAAAAAGTTACCCACCAAGTGTATCTCGTCTGTGAAGAGGGATAAAAAGGTTAATAATACCATAGATTATCAAACACACTAAATTGTAAAAACCCATAcatatcctaagggagggaaggagggagggaattTGGCAGTCAAAAGATGCCCAGCAGCCATTGGGGCAAGAATATATAGGGCAGCTGAAGGCCCTCCCCTTGGATACTATTGGCTGGAGTATGCAAGAGAACTTAACCCCTAATAGGTAAGGGAATGGCGCTGGCACAAACACATGAGTTTAAGTGCATTTGGCTTATGGCCTCACTTGTCAATCTAGTTGTTAAGAATTTTCACATTGGAACAGAAACCCAGACTGAACTCTATTGTGTATGCTCAGGAGAAAAGAGGGGGGGTTGGTGtcattcattaaccccccctcccttcctaacAACTGGGTCATAAAGCATGAGGAAGGGCTGCTGTGGTGGtactacaaaaatataaatacacaaatcCAGTTCACAAAAATAAAATTCTTGGATTAACAATTGACCAATGCTGATTTATCTGGAGAAACTGCTTGTCCCCAACAAATAGACCCTAAAATTGTGGTAGTTACATCCCTGTTTATTGGTAACTTTCTTAAACAAGCTTTTCAATATGCAAACACACACCTGTATTTAAGGATTTAACTGTTGGTGCATCTGTCATTATATGACAAGTtggactggtcacactataacagggaaactgcGGCATGGGTTCCTCAAATTACAGTAGGCCTCAGTctgaagttgatgatgatgactgtcgtCTATAATGCAGCCGCATCATTATACTCTTAAATTGCATCTGGTTGTGCGTTAATGGTAtcttcattatcattattattag
The nucleotide sequence above comes from Mixophyes fleayi isolate aMixFle1 chromosome 6, aMixFle1.hap1, whole genome shotgun sequence. Encoded proteins:
- the LOC142095336 gene encoding beta-microseminoprotein-like, which translates into the protein MSPDTERELLTYLGDRQKFILALGVVLTVSVVLSSASCEVGSLTFDRKTKTKGCLFNGKAHEIDSEWIEDCKICSCSESGMQCCSNIEAPVGYDKETCTSKFDKESCSYKVTKKDNPSESCEVTSKTK